In Corynebacterium nuruki S6-4, the following proteins share a genomic window:
- a CDS encoding aldehyde dehydrogenase family protein: MNSPVYRSINPATGATNADYPHATDAEIEAAVGAADAAFSTWGALTTAERATVMHKVADLFAERKDELGALATREMGKPIVESVGEAEFSGDIIRYFADNAEKFTAEQVLEDTDESRTVIQRRPIGPLLGIMPWNFPYYQIARFIAPNLMLGNTILLKHAEGVPGCAVAVQELLADAGVPEGVYQNIFATHEQASTIIENPRIQGVSLTGSERAGASIAAQAGAALKKAVLELGGSDPYVILSTDDARAAAHNALAVRLENTGQACNSNKRIILHEDVYDDFLAEAVAFVSDMTPADPTDINDVMEQKAYGPLSSEAAADKLVGQLGRAVEAGATLHVGGERLDRDGFYVSPAVISGIPVGSDIYYEEFFGPIVELFKVSSDEEALDLANNTQYGLGSTVFAVEEGRAEKLAAGMQAGMTGVNQSAPETEGMPFGGVKRSGYGRELGPLGMDEFVNKRLYSVKK; the protein is encoded by the coding sequence ATGAACTCCCCCGTTTACCGGAGCATCAACCCCGCGACCGGCGCGACCAACGCCGACTACCCGCACGCCACCGACGCCGAGATCGAGGCCGCCGTCGGCGCCGCCGACGCCGCCTTCAGCACCTGGGGCGCCCTGACCACCGCCGAGCGCGCCACCGTCATGCACAAGGTCGCCGACCTCTTCGCCGAGCGCAAGGACGAGCTCGGTGCCCTCGCCACCCGCGAAATGGGCAAGCCGATCGTCGAATCCGTCGGCGAGGCCGAGTTCAGCGGTGACATCATCCGCTACTTCGCCGACAACGCCGAGAAGTTCACCGCCGAGCAGGTCCTCGAGGACACCGACGAGTCCCGCACCGTCATCCAGCGCCGCCCCATCGGCCCGCTGCTGGGCATCATGCCCTGGAACTTCCCCTACTACCAGATCGCCCGTTTCATCGCCCCGAACCTCATGCTGGGCAACACCATCCTGCTCAAGCACGCCGAGGGAGTGCCCGGCTGCGCCGTCGCCGTCCAGGAACTGCTGGCCGACGCGGGCGTCCCCGAGGGTGTGTACCAGAACATCTTCGCCACCCACGAGCAGGCGTCCACCATCATCGAGAACCCCCGGATCCAGGGTGTGTCACTCACCGGCTCCGAGCGCGCCGGCGCCTCGATCGCCGCGCAGGCCGGTGCCGCACTGAAGAAGGCCGTCCTCGAGCTCGGCGGCTCCGACCCGTACGTCATCCTCTCCACCGACGACGCCCGCGCCGCCGCCCACAATGCCCTGGCGGTCCGGCTCGAGAACACCGGTCAGGCCTGCAACTCCAACAAGCGGATCATCCTGCACGAGGACGTCTACGATGACTTCCTCGCCGAGGCCGTCGCCTTCGTCAGCGACATGACCCCCGCCGATCCGACCGACATCAACGACGTCATGGAGCAGAAGGCCTACGGCCCGCTGTCCTCCGAGGCCGCCGCCGACAAGCTCGTCGGCCAGCTCGGCCGGGCCGTCGAGGCCGGCGCGACCCTCCACGTCGGTGGCGAGCGCCTGGACCGGGACGGCTTCTACGTCTCCCCCGCCGTGATCAGCGGCATCCCGGTCGGCTCCGACATCTACTACGAGGAGTTCTTCGGCCCGATCGTCGAACTGTTCAAGGTCAGCTCCGACGAGGAGGCCCTCGACCTGGCGAACAACACCCAGTACGGTCTCGGCTCCACGGTCTTCGCCGTGGAGGAGGGGCGTGCCGAGAAGCTCGCCGCCGGGATGCAGGCCGGCATGACCGGTGTGAACCAGTCCGCACCGGAGACCGAGGGCATGCCCTTCGGTGGTGTGAAGCGCTCCGGCTACGGCCGCGAGCTCGGCCCGCTCGGCATGGACGAGTTCGTCAACAAGCGGCTGTACTCGGTCAAGAAGTAG
- a CDS encoding 3-oxoacyl-ACP reductase, protein MNLTDQTVLVTGGARGLGRALTDAFLREGATVIVNYFSSGDAAASLMADHPGRVLAVRADVRDREQVDALFTAVADAGLGPVTTVVNNALVDFSFNGDARPKAADITWSDFHRQFEGSVAGAVNVIQAALPGFRAAGGGRVVNIGTNLFQNPVVPYHDYTAAKAALLSLTRTFADDLGPENITVNMISGGLLRTTDASAATPDAVFDTIAAGTPLREVTTPEQFADTALFFASPWARAVTGQNLVVDGGLVKN, encoded by the coding sequence ATGAACCTCACCGATCAGACCGTCCTCGTCACCGGGGGCGCCCGCGGCCTCGGCCGGGCACTCACCGACGCCTTCCTCCGTGAAGGCGCGACCGTGATCGTCAACTACTTCTCCAGCGGGGACGCCGCGGCGTCCCTCATGGCGGACCACCCCGGACGCGTCCTCGCCGTGCGGGCCGACGTCCGGGACCGGGAGCAGGTGGACGCCCTGTTCACTGCGGTCGCGGACGCCGGTCTCGGCCCGGTCACCACGGTCGTCAACAACGCCCTGGTCGACTTCTCGTTCAACGGGGACGCCCGCCCGAAAGCCGCCGACATCACCTGGTCCGACTTCCACCGTCAGTTCGAGGGCTCGGTCGCCGGCGCGGTGAACGTCATCCAGGCCGCCCTGCCCGGCTTCCGGGCGGCCGGCGGTGGACGGGTGGTGAACATCGGCACGAACCTGTTCCAGAACCCGGTCGTCCCCTACCACGACTACACCGCCGCCAAGGCCGCACTCCTGTCTCTGACCAGGACCTTCGCCGATGATCTCGGGCCGGAGAACATCACCGTCAACATGATCTCCGGTGGTCTGCTGCGCACCACGGACGCCTCCGCCGCCACGCCGGACGCCGTCTTCGACACCATCGCCGCCGGGACGCCCCTGCGCGAGGTCACCACCCCGGAACAGTTCGCGGACACGGCCCTGTTCTTCGCCTCCCCGTGGGCCCGGGCGGTCACCGGGCAGAATCTCGTCGTCGACGGTGGGCTGGTGAAGAACTGA
- a CDS encoding MFS transporter, with protein MSETSDTRWSWPLLVTVAALNMVGMTVVIPILPFIVRDHLPDGADLAVWVGLLEAVNALCAFLASPVLGGLSDRYGRRPVIILGAFGAAVGFLIFGFGGGLWALVLGRVIQGVTAGDMPAVYAYLADITPAPQRSRRYGMLGAVCGAGFMVGPALGGLLAVHSTVLPVVVTAAVAATVGATALILLPESLPAGRRTTALRLARVNPVASFRTAFARPGLRGPLVGLVLVAVPFGFFINNYSVVAMDAVHWDAVRVGLLTSGVGVLDIVVQGGLLALLLPRLGERRVILAGGTAQAAGFAAVAVVAGLAHEPWLIVVGTLCIGGGEGMVTATLTGVLSSQVGESEQGWLAGVVEGVQTGVGVVAPLIVGVLYSGVGHAAPYWAGLLLVLSALVVFGRTLPGRSLRTVENTASSSVSPSRPGSSES; from the coding sequence ATGTCAGAAACCTCCGACACCCGGTGGTCGTGGCCACTGCTGGTCACCGTCGCCGCCCTCAACATGGTCGGCATGACCGTGGTCATCCCGATCCTCCCGTTCATCGTCCGGGACCACCTCCCCGACGGAGCGGACCTGGCGGTCTGGGTCGGCCTGCTCGAAGCGGTCAACGCCCTCTGTGCCTTCCTCGCCAGTCCGGTCCTCGGCGGCCTGTCCGACCGGTACGGACGCCGCCCTGTCATCATCCTCGGCGCCTTCGGGGCGGCCGTCGGGTTCCTCATCTTCGGTTTCGGTGGGGGACTGTGGGCGCTGGTGCTCGGCCGCGTCATCCAGGGGGTCACCGCCGGAGACATGCCGGCGGTCTACGCCTACCTCGCCGACATCACCCCGGCGCCGCAGCGCTCCCGGCGCTACGGGATGCTCGGTGCCGTCTGCGGCGCCGGTTTCATGGTCGGTCCCGCGCTCGGCGGACTGCTCGCGGTGCATTCCACGGTGCTGCCCGTGGTGGTCACGGCCGCGGTGGCGGCGACCGTCGGCGCCACCGCCCTGATTCTCCTCCCGGAGAGTCTCCCGGCCGGACGCCGCACCACCGCTCTCCGGCTTGCCCGGGTGAACCCGGTGGCGTCATTCCGTACGGCGTTCGCCCGTCCGGGGCTGCGGGGACCGCTCGTCGGGCTGGTTCTCGTGGCCGTCCCCTTCGGCTTCTTCATCAACAACTACAGCGTCGTGGCCATGGATGCGGTCCACTGGGACGCGGTGCGGGTCGGTCTGTTGACCTCGGGGGTCGGTGTGCTAGACATCGTGGTGCAGGGCGGGCTGCTGGCGCTCCTGCTGCCGCGGCTGGGGGAACGCCGGGTCATCCTTGCCGGCGGAACCGCCCAGGCGGCAGGGTTCGCCGCGGTCGCCGTGGTGGCGGGTCTGGCCCATGAGCCGTGGCTCATCGTGGTTGGCACCCTGTGCATCGGCGGTGGTGAGGGAATGGTCACGGCGACGCTGACCGGGGTGCTGTCGTCACAGGTCGGCGAATCGGAGCAGGGGTGGCTCGCCGGTGTGGTCGAGGGGGTGCAGACCGGTGTCGGTGTCGTGGCACCGTTGATCGTCGGGGTGTTGTACAGCGGTGTGGGACATGCGGCCCCCTACTGGGCGGGCCTCCTGCTGGTGCTGTCGGCGCTGGTGGTGTTCGGCCGGACGCTGCCGGGGCGGAGTCTCCGGACGGTGGAGAATACCGCCAGTTCGTCGGTTTCCCCGTCTCGCCCAGGATCGAGCGAATCGTGA
- a CDS encoding TetR/AcrR family transcriptional regulator, with the protein MATSTSPGRRERKKAATRKAIGDAALKLFLDRGFDAVSVREIADAADVSPTTVFAHFPCKEAIALDEDETRRDELVAVVTDRAADQSILDALHAYLRDNRREERMDADFLALLNSSLALNDYAQRMWLRHGDALATAIADELGTGAPDDTVLAFCRFVLQTQILAAEVSETPGDMSPALVDAAFDLLRPGWKEYLAHLS; encoded by the coding sequence ATGGCAACATCCACCTCCCCCGGCCGCCGGGAACGGAAGAAGGCGGCCACCCGGAAAGCCATCGGGGACGCCGCCCTCAAACTCTTCCTCGACCGGGGCTTCGACGCGGTCAGTGTCCGGGAGATCGCGGACGCCGCCGACGTCTCCCCCACCACCGTCTTCGCCCACTTCCCGTGCAAGGAGGCGATCGCCCTCGACGAGGACGAGACCCGGCGCGACGAACTCGTCGCCGTCGTCACCGACCGGGCGGCAGACCAGTCCATCCTCGACGCACTGCACGCCTACCTCCGGGACAACCGTCGGGAGGAACGCATGGACGCCGACTTCCTGGCCCTTTTGAACTCGTCCCTCGCCCTCAACGACTACGCACAGCGGATGTGGCTGCGCCACGGCGACGCACTCGCCACCGCAATCGCCGACGAACTCGGCACCGGAGCGCCGGACGATACCGTGCTCGCCTTCTGCCGGTTCGTCCTGCAGACCCAGATCCTCGCCGCCGAGGTCAGCGAGACACCCGGCGACATGTCCCCCGCCCTGGTCGACGCCGCATTCGACCTGCTCCGGCCCGGTTGGAAGGAGTACCTGGCGCATCTCAGCTGA
- a CDS encoding long-chain fatty acid--CoA ligase, whose translation MTGSTPSPMHGLMMDRPLLISEIARYADRLHGDQEIVSFTVDNPRHRYTYREAFARARQLANALERRGLSMGDRIGTLAWNDYRHFELYYGVSGAGMVCHTINPRLFEDQLVFIINHSDDKILFIDPMFVGTVAAILPRLDNTPDIVVLTDDEHLAGALAGSDLNAVSYEAFIADESDVYEWPQFDEHTASSLCYTSGTTGNPKGVLYSHRSTVLHSYGVALPDVFNLAATDVAMPVVPMFHVNAWGVPYATAMVGTKIVFPGPKMGDPEELQKLIEEEGVTTSAAVPTVWQGLIAYLEKSGKRIDSVRTLIGGGSAVPFSLMEAYEQRYNVDLVHAWGMSETSPLGTMYHPTTALQKESEEVQTAARASQGAPPFGVELRIVDEDGTVLANDDEEVGALQIRGPWIASGYFGGGGEDSFTDDGWFDTGDVAAISPLGYMRIEDRAKDLVKSGGEWISSIDLENTAVAHPAVRQAAVIAMPDEKWQERPLLIVVPEEGATIDTADLLGFFTGKVAKWWIPDAVAVVDTIPLTATGKISKLTLRKQLKDGQLTLQR comes from the coding sequence ATGACCGGAAGCACCCCCAGCCCCATGCACGGCCTGATGATGGACCGTCCGCTGCTCATCAGCGAGATCGCCCGCTACGCCGACCGGCTGCACGGCGACCAGGAGATCGTCTCCTTCACCGTCGACAACCCCCGCCACCGGTACACCTACCGGGAGGCCTTCGCCCGGGCCCGGCAGCTCGCCAACGCCCTCGAACGCCGCGGCCTGTCCATGGGCGACCGCATCGGCACCCTGGCCTGGAACGACTACCGCCACTTCGAGCTGTACTACGGCGTCTCCGGGGCCGGGATGGTGTGCCACACCATCAACCCCCGCCTGTTCGAGGACCAGCTCGTCTTCATCATCAACCACTCCGACGACAAGATCCTGTTCATCGACCCGATGTTCGTCGGCACCGTCGCCGCGATCCTGCCGCGGCTCGACAACACCCCCGACATCGTCGTCCTCACCGACGACGAGCACCTGGCGGGCGCCCTCGCCGGCTCCGACCTGAACGCCGTCAGCTACGAGGCCTTCATCGCCGACGAGTCCGACGTGTACGAGTGGCCGCAGTTCGACGAGCACACGGCGTCCTCCCTGTGCTACACCTCCGGCACCACCGGCAACCCGAAGGGCGTGCTGTACAGCCACCGCTCCACCGTGCTGCACAGCTACGGGGTGGCACTGCCCGACGTGTTCAACCTGGCCGCCACCGACGTCGCCATGCCCGTCGTCCCGATGTTCCACGTCAACGCGTGGGGCGTCCCCTACGCCACCGCGATGGTCGGCACGAAGATCGTCTTCCCCGGGCCGAAGATGGGCGACCCCGAGGAGCTGCAGAAACTCATCGAGGAGGAGGGGGTCACCACCTCCGCCGCCGTGCCGACGGTCTGGCAGGGCCTGATCGCCTACCTCGAGAAGAGCGGCAAGCGCATCGACAGCGTCCGCACCCTCATCGGTGGCGGCTCCGCCGTCCCGTTCTCCCTGATGGAAGCCTACGAGCAGCGCTACAACGTGGACCTCGTCCACGCCTGGGGCATGAGCGAGACCAGCCCGCTGGGCACCATGTACCACCCGACCACCGCCCTGCAGAAGGAGTCCGAGGAGGTGCAGACCGCGGCGCGGGCCAGCCAGGGTGCCCCGCCGTTCGGTGTGGAACTGCGCATCGTCGACGAGGACGGCACCGTGCTCGCCAACGATGACGAGGAGGTCGGCGCCCTGCAGATCCGCGGACCGTGGATCGCCTCCGGCTACTTCGGTGGCGGCGGCGAGGACTCGTTCACCGACGACGGCTGGTTCGACACCGGCGACGTCGCCGCCATCTCCCCGCTGGGCTACATGCGCATCGAGGACCGGGCCAAGGACCTCGTGAAATCCGGCGGCGAATGGATCAGCTCCATCGACCTGGAGAACACGGCCGTCGCCCACCCGGCCGTGCGGCAGGCCGCCGTCATCGCCATGCCCGACGAGAAGTGGCAGGAGCGTCCGCTGCTCATCGTCGTGCCGGAGGAGGGCGCGACCATCGACACCGCGGACCTGCTCGGCTTCTTCACCGGCAAGGTGGCCAAGTGGTGGATCCCGGACGCCGTCGCCGTCGTCGACACGATCCCGCTGACCGCCACCGGCAAGATCAGCAAGCTGACGCTGCGCAAGCAGCTCAAGGACGGTCAGCTCACGCTGCAGCGCTAG
- a CDS encoding APC family permease — MTDTNTTAASGKGLAVGKIGVLGAVVVGISCIAPAYTLTSGLGPTISEVGTHVPAILILGFIPMLLVAFGYRELNNRVPDSGTSFTWATKAFNPWIGWMGGWGLITATIIVLSNLAAVAVDFFYLLLSQIFNNPDIAGLTDKLWVNIPTTLVLIAVAAWIAYRGVEATKNIQYWLVGFQLIVLTVFAVVAIMQSDKGTSFDPTDIDLSWFNPADLDGFSTMAAGVSLSIFMFWGWDATLTMNEETKDPKRTAGRASTIVVIVIIAIYVLVAVGVIAWAGTGTEGLGAGNPDNQESIFAAMADPVLGKWGILMSLAILSSSFASLQSTMISPSRTMLAMGYYKALPEVFSRISPRFRTPSVATVASAVAAAAFYTVTRLLSENALWDTITALGLMICFYYGITAIACVWYFRHELFTDVRSVLFKFVCPLIGGVVLLAMFCQTAVDSLDPAYGSGTSVAGVGMVFILGMGVLALGVILMIWTRIKNPEFFRGTILSKVHSLSDGEFAAEDNAADQPAGALFAERILPAVDPDDPDMTLWTLNPDTTTQSPTGDSIVKEKR; from the coding sequence ATGACGGACACCAACACCACTGCAGCCTCCGGCAAGGGCCTCGCCGTCGGGAAGATCGGCGTCCTCGGCGCGGTCGTCGTCGGAATCTCCTGTATCGCCCCCGCCTACACGCTGACCTCCGGACTCGGCCCCACGATCTCCGAGGTCGGAACTCATGTGCCGGCGATCCTCATCCTCGGTTTCATCCCGATGCTGCTCGTCGCCTTCGGTTACCGTGAGCTCAACAACCGTGTACCTGATTCCGGAACCTCGTTCACCTGGGCGACCAAGGCCTTCAACCCCTGGATCGGCTGGATGGGCGGCTGGGGTCTGATCACCGCGACGATCATCGTCCTCTCGAACCTCGCAGCCGTGGCAGTAGACTTCTTCTACCTGCTGCTGTCGCAGATCTTCAACAACCCGGACATCGCCGGACTCACCGACAAGCTATGGGTCAACATCCCCACCACCCTCGTCCTCATCGCGGTCGCGGCGTGGATCGCCTACCGGGGCGTGGAAGCGACAAAGAACATCCAGTACTGGCTGGTCGGTTTCCAGTTGATCGTGCTCACGGTCTTCGCCGTAGTCGCCATCATGCAGTCGGACAAGGGCACGAGCTTCGATCCCACCGACATCGACCTCTCTTGGTTCAATCCGGCCGACCTGGACGGCTTCTCCACCATGGCTGCGGGCGTCTCACTGTCCATCTTCATGTTCTGGGGCTGGGACGCCACCCTCACCATGAACGAGGAGACCAAGGACCCGAAGCGTACGGCAGGCCGCGCGTCGACCATCGTCGTCATCGTCATCATTGCGATCTATGTCCTGGTCGCGGTCGGTGTGATCGCCTGGGCCGGCACCGGCACCGAGGGACTCGGCGCCGGAAACCCGGACAACCAGGAATCCATCTTCGCCGCAATGGCGGATCCGGTACTCGGGAAGTGGGGCATCCTGATGTCCCTGGCGATCCTGAGTTCCTCGTTCGCTTCACTGCAGTCGACGATGATCTCACCGTCGCGCACGATGCTGGCGATGGGCTATTACAAGGCACTCCCGGAAGTCTTCTCGCGCATCAGTCCGCGGTTCCGCACCCCGTCCGTCGCGACAGTTGCTTCCGCGGTCGCCGCCGCCGCGTTCTACACCGTGACCCGGCTACTCAGCGAGAACGCCCTCTGGGACACGATCACCGCACTCGGCCTGATGATCTGTTTCTACTACGGGATCACCGCCATCGCCTGTGTCTGGTACTTCCGCCATGAGTTGTTCACCGATGTGCGCAGCGTCCTGTTCAAGTTCGTCTGCCCGCTCATCGGTGGCGTCGTCCTGCTGGCGATGTTCTGCCAGACCGCCGTCGACTCCCTCGATCCCGCCTACGGGTCCGGGACCTCGGTCGCGGGAGTGGGAATGGTCTTCATCCTCGGCATGGGGGTGCTCGCCCTCGGCGTCATCCTGATGATCTGGACGCGCATCAAGAACCCCGAATTCTTCCGGGGCACCATCCTGTCGAAGGTCCATTCCCTGTCCGACGGCGAATTCGCCGCAGAAGACAACGCGGCAGACCAGCCGGCAGGCGCTCTCTTCGCCGAGCGCATCCTTCCGGCAGTCGACCCTGACGATCCAGACATGACACTCTGGACCCTGAACCCCGACACCACCACACAGTCCCCGACCGGGGACTCCATCGTAAAGGAGAAGAGATGA
- a CDS encoding GDSL-type esterase/lipase family protein — protein MPAAVAGTSCPDNHFITSWATSPTDSVTPVDANFGVTPTVVSDQSFRSVITPHMGGSTLKVRLSNRYGATPVTFGHVTVARQADGPDADGTPVPVEFSGSGDVTLGPGEEIVSDPVDLSFGSFDPLLVSTYVSGVAGPPTQHWNANATSYMAPPGSGDRTGDASGGAFSDASGAWLYTTGLEVGAPDDAGTLVAFGDSITDGFVGSGRVPIPADASVNDSDHRYPDALQRRLDEAGSPVAVANAGIGSNQLLVNAEPLFLGAAGVDRFHRDALDLPGAYGVIVLIGINDLGLNPTVTTQAMIDGYRNLVSQARDSGKKIWLGTITPASDALVDGTLLAPQSDRMRTEINDWIRSQDIADGYVDFDAALRSPDDPSVMRADYASPDHLHPNPAGYRAMADAVDLAQIRKDPGVC, from the coding sequence ATGCCGGCGGCAGTCGCCGGGACCTCCTGCCCGGACAACCACTTCATCACCTCGTGGGCGACAAGCCCGACCGACTCGGTGACACCGGTGGACGCCAACTTCGGTGTGACCCCCACCGTCGTCTCCGACCAGAGCTTCCGGTCGGTGATCACACCGCACATGGGCGGGTCGACCCTGAAGGTCCGACTGTCGAACCGGTACGGTGCCACACCCGTGACCTTCGGACATGTCACGGTGGCGAGGCAGGCGGACGGACCGGATGCCGACGGGACGCCGGTCCCGGTGGAGTTCTCGGGGTCCGGTGACGTGACCCTGGGCCCGGGGGAGGAGATCGTCAGCGATCCCGTGGACCTCAGCTTCGGGTCCTTCGACCCGCTGCTGGTCAGCACCTACGTGTCGGGGGTCGCGGGGCCACCGACCCAGCACTGGAACGCCAATGCGACGTCGTACATGGCGCCGCCCGGGTCGGGGGACAGGACCGGAGATGCCTCGGGCGGGGCATTCAGTGACGCGTCCGGGGCGTGGCTCTACACCACGGGACTCGAGGTCGGGGCCCCGGACGATGCGGGCACACTGGTCGCCTTCGGTGATTCGATCACCGACGGATTCGTGGGGTCGGGTCGCGTCCCGATCCCCGCGGACGCCTCAGTCAATGACTCCGACCACCGCTACCCGGACGCGCTGCAGCGCCGTCTGGACGAGGCCGGTTCCCCGGTTGCGGTCGCCAATGCCGGCATCGGCAGCAACCAGCTGCTCGTCAACGCCGAGCCACTGTTCCTCGGCGCGGCAGGGGTCGACCGGTTCCACCGGGACGCGCTGGACCTCCCCGGCGCCTACGGGGTCATCGTCCTCATCGGGATCAACGACCTCGGGCTAAACCCGACGGTCACCACGCAGGCGATGATCGACGGCTACCGGAACCTCGTCAGCCAGGCGCGGGACAGCGGGAAGAAGATCTGGCTCGGCACCATCACCCCGGCCTCGGACGCCCTGGTGGACGGCACGCTGCTCGCCCCGCAGAGTGACCGGATGCGCACCGAGATCAACGACTGGATCCGCAGCCAGGACATCGCCGACGGCTACGTCGACTTCGATGCGGCGCTGCGGTCGCCGGACGATCCGTCGGTGATGCGGGCGGACTACGCCAGCCCGGACCACCTGCACCCGAACCCTGCCGGCTACCGGGCCATGGCGGACGCCGTCGACCTCGCACAGATCCGGAAGGATCCCGGAGTCTGCTGA